The following proteins come from a genomic window of Salvia hispanica cultivar TCC Black 2014 chromosome 4, UniMelb_Shisp_WGS_1.0, whole genome shotgun sequence:
- the LOC125223810 gene encoding G-patch domain-containing protein 1 isoform X2, protein MADVKAVDEGGEFPEKRKLDPPNSINKALDDSIKRQKIEFPTGKNGSVPLVAGDAAKSEEHLNAVAAAAEEDDDDDEDEEDYTAEQDEDADEEANVEASRKGKGIVVDRKGKGKMIEDSDNDDSDGHVDDDDGSSDDSDSDFSDGLDESDLEDDPLAEVDLDNILPSRTRRSRAQPGVRFSNDPGKGKEGCYCSSCLRTCFYWDFKQLYDKCKTTATSILIMNEGQGWTTFLDLFLQFMLDAAFKWKDPGCFLCLASRAIVSAPKEQRDAPQYED, encoded by the exons ATGGCCGACGTCAAAGCAGTTGATGAAGGAGGCGAATTCCCCGAGAAACGCAAGCTTGATCCCCCAAATTCCATAAACAAAGCCCTAGACGATTCGATTAAGAGgcagaaaattgaatttcccACCGGCAAAAATGGCTCCGTTCCACTCGTCGCTGGTGATGCAGCGAAATCGGAGGAGCATTTGAATGCCGTTGCTGCTGCTGCGGAGGAAGACGACGACGATGATGAAGACGAGGAAGACTATACTGCCGAGCAAGACGAAGATGCAGACGAGGAGGCAAACGTGGAAGCCAGCAGAAAAGGGAAGGGGATCGTGGTGGACAGGAAAGGGAAGGGCAAAATGATTGAAGACTCCGACAACGACGATTCTGATGGCCATGTAGATGACGACGACGGCTCGAGTGATGATTCCGACAGTGATTTCTCCGATGGACTTGATGAGAGTGATCTGGAGGATGACCCGCTTGCTGAGGTTGATTTGGACAACATTTTGCCGTCAAGGACCAGGCGGAGTCGAGCGCAACCTGGGGTCCGGTTTTCTAATGATCCTGGCAAGG GAAAAGAAGGTTGTTATTGCAGCTCTTGTTTAAGGA CCTGCTTTTACTGGGATTTCAAGCAACTATATGACAAATGTAAGACCACAGCAACCAGCATACTCATA ATGAATGAAGGACAGGGATGGACCacatttttggatttatttctACAATTTATGCTTGATGCAGCTTTCAAGTGGAAGGATCCTGGTTGCTTTCTCTGCTTGGCGTCTAGGGCTATAG
- the LOC125222565 gene encoding uncharacterized protein LOC125222565 isoform X2, with amino-acid sequence MSLVDYADSSDEDEPQNPDAAQEKIEQIQEKPPAPDHLQSRVSTTLSPPPSKQSGKVPDQSPVLKLPDVAFLLDSPVVPSQLNAPDHSSRVAAAMAESAARKRDLNVSAGSYPRNKVPKRMLPNTKSVPETVGAMSSQKT; translated from the exons ATGTCTCTGGTGGATTACGCAGATTCTTCCGACGAAGACGAACCTCAAAACCCCGATGCTGCCCAAGAAAAGATTgaacaaattcaagaaaaaccACCAGCCCCTGACCACCTCCAAAGCAG GGTCTCGACTACTTTGAGCCCGCCTCCAAGTAAACAATCAGGAAAGGTTCCTGATCAATCTCCGGTGCTTAAACTTCCTGATGTCGCATTCCTCTTGGATTCACCTGTGGTGCCATCTCAATTGAATGCACCGGACCACTCATCCCGAGTTGCAGCTGCTATGGCAGAAAGTGCTGCAAGAAAGAGAGACTTAAATGTATCAGCTGGAAGCTATCCTCGTAATAAAGTTCCAAAACGGATGCTGCCTAACACAAAGAGTGTTCCCGAAACTGTAG GAGCAATGTCGTCACAGAAGACATAA
- the LOC125222565 gene encoding uncharacterized protein LOC125222565 isoform X1, with product MSLVDYADSSDEDEPQNPDAAQEKIEQIQEKPPAPDHLQSRVSTTLSPPPSKQSGKVPDQSPVLKLPDVAFLLDSPVVPSQLNAPDHSSRVAAAMAESAARKRDLNVSAGSYPRNKVPKRMLPNTKSVPETVGSHLLPPQLSGRSNVVTEDISKLFVRKHADSPTE from the exons ATGTCTCTGGTGGATTACGCAGATTCTTCCGACGAAGACGAACCTCAAAACCCCGATGCTGCCCAAGAAAAGATTgaacaaattcaagaaaaaccACCAGCCCCTGACCACCTCCAAAGCAG GGTCTCGACTACTTTGAGCCCGCCTCCAAGTAAACAATCAGGAAAGGTTCCTGATCAATCTCCGGTGCTTAAACTTCCTGATGTCGCATTCCTCTTGGATTCACCTGTGGTGCCATCTCAATTGAATGCACCGGACCACTCATCCCGAGTTGCAGCTGCTATGGCAGAAAGTGCTGCAAGAAAGAGAGACTTAAATGTATCAGCTGGAAGCTATCCTCGTAATAAAGTTCCAAAACGGATGCTGCCTAACACAAAGAGTGTTCCCGAAACTGTAGGTAGTCATTTGCTCCCGCCTCAGCTGTCTGGAAG GAGCAATGTCGTCACAGAAGACATAAGCAAGCTCTTCGTGAGAAAGCATGCTGATTCACCAACGGAGTAG
- the LOC125222564 gene encoding pheophytinase, chloroplastic, with product MEIISCHTALSCCVVDSKGSLPPVLVGSGFTSSRYSHLHTSRLRKQRASAAVCSAKRYEDVTAGVLSETYDPFVLDGLNGLSGTREAIPKVSIPGLPDGDNVATINSCFWEWKPNFNVHYETSGSENVKSPPVLFLPGFGVGSFHYKKQLNDLGRDYRVWALDFLGQGMSLPNEDPTLQSKDGSQYVLPGQNDVWGFGDESETWADELVYSADLWRDQVHKFVEEVIKEPVYLVGNSLGGYMALYFAACNPQLVKGVTLLNATPVWGFLPNPLRAPRLSKLFPWAGTFPLPSGVRKLVQILWQKISDPTSIAKILEQVYKDHSTDVDDVFTRIVETTQHPAAAASFASIMFAPQAELSFKEALSRCQMNNTPICLAYGKDDPWVMPICGMQVKNQVPDAPYYEISPAGHCPHDEVPEVVNFLLRGWIRSLESGGSVVLPLLDDSQSLGFEVTKDLEFSRGGPNKLVRVQFHGSNYSLWSWLNSQFKPLFRRLLAQPSL from the exons ATGGAAATCATATCCTGCCATACTGCACTTTCGTGTTGCGTTGTGGATTCAAAAGGGAGTCTTCCTCCGGTTTTAGTTGGATCAGGTTTTACATCTTCAAGATATTCTCACCTACACACCTCAAGGTTAAGGAAGCAAAGAGCTTCTGCAGCAGTCTGCTCCGCTAAAAGATACGAAGATGTCACCGCGGGTGTTTTGAGTGAAACCTATGATCCTTTTGTGCTTGATGGCCTAAATGGTTTAAGTGGCACTCGTGAGGCTATACCTAAAGTCTCGATTCCTGGTTTGCCGGATGGAGACAATGTTGCTACCATAAACAGCTGTTTCTGGGAATGGAAGCCCAATTTCAATGTACATTATGAAACATCAGGTTCAGAGAATGTCAAGTCCCCACCTGTTCTTTTCCTGCCCGGATTTGGTGTAGGCTCATTTCATTACAAGAAGCAGCTGAATGATCTTGGTCGGGATTATAGGGTGTGGGCGCTGGATTTCTTGGGTCAAGGGATGTCACTTCCAAATGAAGATCCAACTTTGCAGTCCAAAGATGGGAGCCAGTATGTGTTACCGGGCCAAAATGATGTTTGGGGCTTTGGAGATGAGAGTGAGACGTGGGCGGACGAATTGGTTTATTCAGCTGATCTGTGGAGGGACCAAGTACACAAATTTGTAGAAGAG GTGATTAAAGAACCCGTTTATCTTGTTGGAAACTCGCTTGGTGGATATATGGCACTCTATTTTGCAGCGTGCAACCCACAACTAGTGAAAGGCGTGACCTTGCTGAATGCAACGCCCGTCTGGGGATTTCTCCCTAACCCTCTAAGAGCTCCAAGATTGTCGAAACTCTTCCCGTGGGCTGGAACGTTTCCTCTCCCTTCCGGTGTCAGGAAGCTAGTCCAAATTTT GTGGCAGAAGATCAGCGATCCAACAAGCATAGCGAAAATATTAGAGCAAGTATACAAAGACCATTCAACAGACGTGGATGATGTGTTCACGCGCATTGTTGAAACAACACAACATCCAGCAGCAGCTGCATCCTTTGCTTCCATCATGTTTGCACCTCAGGCTGAATTATCCTTCAAGGAAGCTTTATCTAG GTGCCAAATGAACAACACACCTATTTGTCTTGCATATGGCAAGGATGATCCTTGGGTGATGCCCATCTGCGGTATGCAGGTGAAAAACCAAGTTCCCGATGCTCCCTACTACGAGATAAGCCCGGCAGGTCACTGCCCTCACGATGAAGTTCCAGAG GTTGTCAACTTTCTTCTGCGTGGGTGGATTAGAAGCCTGGAGTCAGGCGGCTCAGTCGTGCTGCCTCTGCTCGATGACTCTCAAAGCCTCGGTTTTGAAGTCACTAAGGATTTGGAGTTTTCAAGGGGAGGGCCTAACAAGTTAGTGAGGGTGCAATTCCATGGCTCCAATTACTCTTTGTGGAGTTGGCTAAACTCTCAATTCAAACCTCTTTTTCGACGATTGCTTGCTCAGCCCTCGTTGTGA
- the LOC125220450 gene encoding protein transport protein SEC31 homolog B-like, producing MAGYIKGINRSASTAFSPDGAYIAAGTMAGAVDLQFSSTANLDIFELDFVSDDRQLVLAGTIPSSERFNRISWGKASAQSEEYPLGLIAGGLVDGNIGLWNPKPLICKEGSDPSENTLVTNLTRHKGPVRGLEFNSFTPNIIASGADEGDICIWDINKPAEHNLSPPLKGNGSASQGEISFLSWNSKVHHILASTSYNGTTVVWDLKKQKPVISFSDPVRRRCSVLQWNPDVATQLIVASDDDVSPSLSMWDMRNIMTPVKEFVGHTKGELSVFLCAMSCVLVLYIAPLRAPKWYKRKAGVSFGFGGKLISFNSAEQPAGSSEVFVHNLVTEHGLISRSSEFEKEIQNGDKSALKLLCERKSQESESEDERETWGFMKVMFNEDGTARSKLLSHLGFSQPIEESKSEQNDLAEQVEDLSLDESKTIKTGVSGYRESALFATDNGEDFFNNLPSPKADTPVANSKGEVVGDAVKESHQEIDGLEESSDPSFDDAVQRALIVGDYKGAVAQCISANRLADALVISHVGGTSLWESTRDQYLKTSRSPYLKVVSAMVNNDLMSIANTRPLKSWKETLALFCTFAPTDEWTLLCDTLAAKLMSAGDTTAATLCYICAGNIDKTVEIWSKNLSAEHDGKSYVDRLQDLMEKTIVFALASGQKRFSDSLCKLVEKYSEILASQGLLTTAMEYLNLLGTEELSTEITILRERIARSTEPEKEIVNTATYDNSHSQVGAVYDNSYSGVGTSQHYYQDTRASHIPPTNASSQYDNYQQATPAVSYRSAYNAPPTYQPVAQSNTPTPPMFVPSPVTTAPVGNFLPPPVNAPPPAKFIPSTPPLLRNAEQYQQPSTLGSQLYPGAANTGYQAGPQGMPAYGGNTSQVGPTTRQVMSQVVAPTPPSTGFMPIGNSGAQRPGMNPVQPSSPSPPVAMQPPVTPAAPPPTVQTVDTSNVPAQQKPVIATLTRLFNETSEALGGSRANPAKKREIEDNSKKLGALFAKLNSGDISRNAAEKLVQLCHALDNGDFSTALQIQVILTTSDWDECNFWLATLKRMIKTRQNLR from the exons ATGGCGGGCTATATAAAGGGGATCAACAGATCGGCCTCGACGGCGTTCTCGCCCGACGGTGCGTACATCGCCGCCGGGACGATGGCGGGGGCGGTGGATCTGCAATTCAGCTCCACTGCCAATCTCGATATATTCGAGCTTGATTTCGTTTCCGACGATCGTCAGTTGGTCCTGGCGGGCACTATTCCGAGCTCTGAGCGATTCAATCGGATTTCTTGGGGGAAAGCCTCCGCCCAATCGGAGGAGTATCCACTCGGTCTAATTGCTGGTGGCCTGGTCGACGGCAACATTGGGCTTTGGAATCCTAAGCCCCTGATctg TAAAGAAGGTTCCGATCCAAGTGAGAATACGTTAGTTACAAATCTCACAAGACACAAAGGGCCT GTTCGTGGGTTGGAGTTTAATTCTTTTACTCCAAACATTATTGCTTCTGGTGCCGATGAAGGCGATATTTGTATTTGGGATATAAACAAACCAGCAGAGCATAATCTTTCTCCACCACTGAAG GGTAACGGATCTGCATCACAAGgtgaaatttcatttttgtcctGGAACAGCAAGGTTCATCATATCCTGGCATCCACTTCATATAACGGGACAACTG TGGTGTGGGATCTGAAGAAGCAAAAGCCAGTTATAAG TTTCTCGGATCCAGTTAGAAGGAGGTGCTCTGTTTTGCAGTGGAATCCCGATGTTGCAACTCAGCTTATTGTTGCTTCTGATGATGATGTGTCACCTTCTCTCAGC ATGTGGGATATGCGGAATATAATGACTCCAGTGAAAGAGTTTGTAGGACACACCAAAGGTGAATTATCTGTGT TCTTATGTGCCATGTCTTGTGTTCTTGTATTATATATAGCACCTCTGAGGGCCCCAAAGTGGTACAAGAGAAAAGCTGGAGTTTCATTTGGCTTTGGTGGGAAgctcatttcatttaattctGCTGAACAACCTGCTGGATCTTCAGAG GTCTTTGTGCACAATTTAGTCACTGAACATGGTTTGATTAGTCGATCTTCTGAGTTTGAAAAGGAAATACAAAATGGGGATAAATCAGCTCTAAAACTCTTATGTGAAAGGAAATCTCAAGAATCTGA ATCTGAAGACGAACGAGAAACATGGGGCTTCATGAAGGTTATGTTCAATGAGGATGGAACTGCACGGTCAAAGCTGCTTTCCCATCTTGGTTTCAGTCAGCCTATTGAAGAAAGCAAGTCTGAGCAGAATGATCTTGCAGAGCAGGTTGAAGATCTTAGTCTTGATGAGAGTAAAACTATTAAAACAGGTGTTTCTGGGTACAGAGAATCTGCCTTGTTTGCAACTGACAATGGGGAAGATTTCTTTAACAATTTACCTAGCCCCAAGGCAGATACACCTGTGGCTAATTCCAAGGGCGAAGTTGTAGGAGACGCTGTAAAAGAATCCCATCAAGAAATTGACGGACTGGAGGAGAGTTCTGACCCTTCATTTGATGATGCTGTCCAACGTGCTTTAATTGTTGGTGATTACAAGGGGGCAGTTGCACAGTGCATTTCTGCCAACCGTTTGGCAGATGCCTTGGTCATATCTCATGTTGGTGGTACTTCATTGTGGGAGAGCACACGTGACCAGTACCTCAAGACAAGTCGCTCTCCCTACCTGAAG GTTGTTTCTGCAATGGTAAACAATGACTTAATGAGCATAGCAAACACCAGACCTCTGAAATCGTGGAAGGAAACCCTTGCTCTCTTTTGTACT TTTGCACCAACAGATGAGTGGACGCTATTATGTGACACTCTTGCTGCTAAACTCATGTCTGCTGGTGATACAACTGCCGCAACTCTATGTTATATCTGTGCTGGAAACATAGACAAAACTGTCGAAATTTGGTCGAAGAATCTGTCAGCAGAACATGATGGAAAGTCCTATGTAGACCGTCTCCAG GATTTAATGGAGAAGACTATCGTCTTTGCTTTGGCTTCTGGGCAAAAGCGATTTAGTGACTCACTGTGTAAGCTAGTTGAGAAATATTCTGAAATATTAGCAAGTCAAGGGCTTTTAACTACGGCGATGGAGTACTTAAATCTTCTGGGGACTGAAGAATTGTCTACTGAAATCACTATCTTGCGTGAGCGTATTGCTCGTTCAACTGAGCCAG AGAAAGAGATTGTGAATACAGCAACTTATGATAATAGTCACTCTCAAGTGGGAGCTGTATATGATAATAGTTACAGTGGTGTTGGCACTTCTCAACATTATTATCAG GATACTCGAGCATCCCATATCCCACCAACCAATGCGAGCAGTCAGTATGATAATTATCAGCAGGCAACACCTGCTGTTTCATATAGAAGTGCTTATAATGCTCCTCCTACTTATCAGCCAGTTGCACAGTCTAATACTCCTACGCCTCCTATGTTTGTCCCTTCTCCTGTAACTACAGCTCCAGTG GGAAACTTTCTTCCTCCACCTGTTAATGCTCCGCCTCCTGCGAAATTTATTCCCTCAACCCCTCCATTATTGAGAAACGCAGAGCAATATCAGCAGCCATCAACTTTGGGTTCTCAGTTATATCCA GGGGCTGCTAACACTGGTTATCAAGCTGGCCCTCAGGGTATGCCTGCATATGGTGGTAACACATCTCAAGTGGGACCAACTACTAGGCAAGTTATGTCCCAGGTTGTGGCTCCTACCCCACCTTCTACAGGATTCATGCCAATTGGCAATTCAGGGGCTCAAAGACCTGGCATGAATCCAGTGCAACCTTCTAGTCCTTCTCCACCAGTTGCTATGCAACCACCAGTTACTCCTGCTGCTCCCCCTCCTACAGTGCAGACTGTTGATACGTCAAATGTTCCTG CACAACAGAAGCCTGTCATTGCAACGCTAACTAGACTCTTTAACGAGACAAGTGAAGCATTGGGCGGATCGCGGGCGAATCCAGCTaagaagagagaaatagagGACAACTCAAAGAAGTTAGGCGCCTTGTTTGCAAAACTTAATAGTGGAGACATATCTAGAAATGCTGCAGAAAAGCTCGTACAGCTTTGTCATGCACTGGACAATGGTGATTTTTCCACTGCCCTTCAGATCCAG GTTATCCTCACAACAAGTGATTGGGATGAATGCAACTTCTGGTTAGCAACACTGAAAAGAATGATCAAGACCAGACAGAACTTAAGATAA